The Myxococcales bacterium genome includes a region encoding these proteins:
- a CDS encoding DUF2800 domain-containing protein yields the protein MSDQLITASALPRLFACTASGVYLPGAVDKLIELAGSTVSERGRKAHEDIEADAELGQLDEAVAKFIPDGSKHEFAFAYNVATGEAIPLPNAVGRAYWAAVQEVRPTWLAGDIIAGRADVIGVDKSRGEGTDRMVVIDWKTGRNVGAPGSNAQLLFYAMCAARAYGTDEALVRVVYLRGETAYPSDADVGFFDLEAYEAKLRAVVSMVRAGEAVEKAGDHCRYCPVKTNCKTFGAIELAAKSMPVGAEIVVTPDTRALAAASLEMMESYVRRLKEALHRDVYSNGPIPMADGRVLTLHRAKPREKIDALAALPLLTSRGLLDAIDYSTSKTAISRALKAQKPVGGVAAAERAVIGELRNIGAVTLAAGSETLKFMGAAASELTEGNDNE from the coding sequence ATGAGTGACCAACTAATCACAGCGTCGGCGCTGCCGCGCTTGTTTGCTTGCACGGCCAGCGGCGTCTACTTGCCTGGCGCCGTCGACAAGCTCATTGAGCTGGCGGGCTCCACTGTCTCCGAGCGTGGCCGCAAGGCGCACGAGGACATCGAGGCGGATGCCGAGCTGGGCCAGCTCGATGAAGCCGTGGCTAAGTTCATCCCGGATGGCTCCAAGCATGAGTTCGCGTTCGCCTACAACGTGGCGACGGGTGAGGCTATACCGCTGCCAAACGCCGTGGGCCGCGCTTACTGGGCCGCCGTGCAAGAGGTCCGCCCAACGTGGCTCGCCGGCGACATCATCGCTGGTCGCGCCGACGTGATAGGCGTGGACAAGTCCCGCGGCGAGGGCACCGACCGCATGGTGGTCATCGACTGGAAAACGGGCCGCAATGTTGGCGCGCCTGGTAGCAACGCACAGTTGCTTTTCTACGCCATGTGCGCCGCGCGCGCCTATGGCACCGACGAGGCCCTGGTGCGCGTGGTCTACCTGCGCGGCGAGACAGCCTACCCAAGTGATGCTGACGTTGGGTTCTTCGACCTGGAGGCGTACGAGGCCAAGCTGCGCGCTGTGGTTTCCATGGTGCGCGCCGGCGAGGCCGTCGAGAAGGCCGGCGACCACTGTCGCTACTGCCCGGTCAAAACCAACTGTAAGACGTTCGGTGCCATCGAGCTGGCAGCCAAGTCGATGCCTGTCGGCGCCGAGATTGTTGTCACGCCTGATACGCGCGCGCTGGCCGCGGCGTCGCTGGAAATGATGGAGTCGTATGTGCGCCGCCTGAAAGAAGCGTTGCACCGCGACGTGTACTCAAACGGCCCCATCCCGATGGCCGATGGCCGCGTGCTGACATTGCACCGCGCAAAGCCGCGCGAGAAGATAGACGCTCTGGCCGCGCTGCCGCTGCTGACAAGCCGCGGCCTGCTCGATGCCATCGACTACAGCACAAGCAAGACTGCAATCTCGCGCGCGCTCAAGGCGCAAAAGCCTGTTGGCGGCGTGGCCGCTGCCGAGCGCGCGGTGATAGGTGAGCTGCGAAACATTGGAGCCGTCACGCTGGCCGCCGGCAGCGAGACATTGAAATTCATGGGTGCGGCGGCATCCGAGCTAACAGAGGGAAATGACAATGAGTAA